Proteins from a single region of Apis mellifera strain DH4 linkage group LG7, Amel_HAv3.1, whole genome shotgun sequence:
- the LOC410140 gene encoding gamma-aminobutyric acid type B receptor subunit 2, translating into MATVRGGTVQRRYLPGLLTAAYLCAFVFWLDGMLDCAGQRPINLGGARKRDVYIAGFFPFGHHVPESHIGRGVMPSVKLAVDHINEDRIVLRNYRLHMWWNDTECNAAVGVKAFFDMMHSGPHKVMLFGAACTHVTDPIAKASKHWRLTQLSYADTHPMFTSDSFPNFFRVVPSENAFNAPRVALLLHFNWTRVGTIYQNEPRYALAHNRLVADLDSNSMEVVETQSFATEVTTALEKLKEKDVRIILGNFNETWARRIFCEAHKFDMFGRKYQWVIMGTYTEEWWLHPDEECNSADLVEALHGAILTDLLPITTEKRKTIAGITTEQYRVEYDSRRGKEYSRFHGYSYDGIWAVALAIQRVASRITHYRRNQTMSDFRYRDELWEKLFLEALRNTSFEGVTGPVRFYDNERKAYILLKQFQGDREVKVGEYDGVTDILDLNKGEPLIWKGKSPPKDRTLHIIEHSTVNITIYAVLTSAASVGITMAAIFLVINIKYRNQRYIKMSSPHLNNLIIVGCMLTYSSVIFLGLDSQLSSETAFPYICTARAWLLMAGFSLAFGSMFSKTWRVHSIFTDVKLNKKVIKDYQLFMVVGVLLFIDLGIMTTWQVADPFYRETKQMEPYPHPSSEDIIIIPENEYCQSNRMTIYLGCIYAYKGLLMIFGAFLAWETRHVSIPALNDSKYVGMSVYNVVIMCVTGAAISFVLADKQDAMFIMLAIFIIFCSTATLCLVFVPKLIELRRNPQGTIDKRIRATLRPVSKTRRDSSVSELEERLKEATLANQKFRKQLLEKDSELQMFLRRLDDQTTSNTQEAMDRLTVPRQEATMVKKEGLSLATETTDISISMCSLNSTTISQPEGVDYASTIATEQPISKKKTSFSKLPAIAIDSERTPLVPQTQETTKGTADFSSSPLPSVLKHTTDDSGHRRSRSSILGKESEPLLAERSPDSRSDTGKTNVEFIPEIVEEGDAIILEETEIPRHGKLIRSKDDRRSRLPTPPPTKNVSFGELHEQNYLEQAILPPPSQFVPKHRHSVSATNASAHQSLKRRSSVKSNGMAHSHHELFQTRRTSVPVNCISYISTENVSKSEATEFSLNSGFDKSYIIGECGHRRALFSGTGYRCEKHGGRGHRAILNGSAETPPPPRRHKKHYDSQNASSPSVPAMVNASYSDTEKYEESMSTIIQRSVSERSREKCPRLRSEGHAMIECPHRATRRIRECRHTESKLRQQARLEYVQSTPNVATIHNNKFASANPRGGGGGTGPSSGGVAGSANGPGTASSVTGSSSDVVGGSAANVSKMYSAVSDGELLDLAILPIFQKLLTERHKSSSRAGYGASVASCPNISIKCDIVEYL; encoded by the exons TGCAACGCCGCCGTTGGCGTGAAGGCATTCTTCGATATGATGCACAGCGGGCCGCACAAAGTGATGCTATTCGGCGCAGCTTGCACGCACGTCACTGATCCCATCGCTAAAGCGTCGAAGCATTGGCGTCTCACGCAG CTTAGCTACGCGGACACACACCCGATGTTTACAAGCGATAGCTTCCCAAATTTCTTTAGGGTGGTGCCTTCTGAGAACGCGTTCAACGCTCCCCGCGTGGCGCTTTTATTGCACTTCAATTGGACTCGCGTCGGAACCATTTATCAAAACGAGCCGCGATACGCTCTG GCACATAATCGATTGGTCGCCGATCTCGATAGCAATAGCATGGAAGTGGTAGAGACGCAAAGCTTCGCCACCGAGGTGACCACAGCGctggaaaaattaaaggagAAGGACGTTAGAATAATTTTGGGCAACTTTAACGAAACATGGGCCAGGCGGATATTCTGCGAGGCGCACAA ATTCGATATGTTCGGGAGAAAATATCAATGGGTGATCATGGGTACTTACACGGAAGAATGGTGGCTCCATCCCGACGAGGAATGCAATTCCGCTGATTTGGTGGAGGCATTGCACGGTGCCATATTGACAGACTTGTTGCCAATCACAACGGAGAAGAGGAAGACTATAGCTGGAATA ACGACCGAACAATACCGGGTCGAGTATGACTCGAGACGAGGCAAAGAGTATTCGAGATTTCACGGATATTCGTACGACGGTATATGGGCAGTGGCTCTAGCTATACAACGCGTCGCGAGCAGGATAACACACTACCGTCGCAATCAGACCATGTCAGATTTCAGATACAGAGACGAGCTTTGGGAGAAGCTTTTTCTCGAAGCTCTGAGAAACACAAGCTTCGAAGGTGTCACG GGTCCTGTGCGTTTCTATGATAACGAAAGGAAAGCGTATATTCTTTTGAAACAGTTTCAAG GCGACAGAGAGGTAAAAGTCGGTGAGTACGACGGCGTGACAGACATTTTAGATTTGAACAAGGGCGAGCCTTTAATCTGGAAGGGAAAATCACCGCCCAAAGATCGAACTCTTCACATCATCGAGCATTCGACCGTAAATATTACGATCTATGCTGTGCTCACTTCCGCGGCCAGCGTGGGCATCACCATGGCGGCTATTTTTCTCGTCATCAATATCAAGTACAGAAATCAAAG ATACATAAAAATGTCATCGCCGCATTTAAACAACCTCATTATCGTCGGATGCATGCTGACCTACAGCAGTGTAATTTTCCTTGGGTTAGATTCGCAGCTGTCCAGTGAAACGGCATTTCCCTACATTTGCACCGCCAGAGCATGGCTATTGATGGCTGGTTTCTCCTTGGCTTTTGGTTCCATGTTCTCGAAAACATGGCGAGTACACTCGATATTTACCGACGTTAAATTGAACAAGAAG GTGATAAAAGATTACCAATTGTTCATGGTGGTCGgtgtattattgtttattgattTGGGTATTATGACGACCTGGCAGGTTGCGGATCCATTTTACCGGGAAACGAAACAAATGGAACCTTAT CCTCATCCTTCCAGCGAAGATATCATCATAATACCGGAAAACGAGTACTGTCAAAGTAACCGAATGACCATTTATTTAGGGTGTATATACGCATATAAAGGTCTTTTAATG ATATTCGGCGCCTTTTTGGCATGGGAAACAAGGCATGTTAGCATTCCGGCGTTAAACGATAGCAAATACGTCGGAATGAGCGTATATAACGTTGTGATCATGTGTGTTACCGGAGCTGCTATTAGCTTCGTATTGGCTGACAAACAAGACGCCATGTTTATTATGTTggcgatatttataatattctgcaGCACCGCCACCTTGTGCTTGGTTTTCGTACCAAAG CTGATAGAATTGCGAAGAAATCCCCAAGGTACGATAGACAAACGAATTAGAGCAACGCTTAGGCCAGTGTCGAAAACGCGAAGGGACTCGAGCGTTAGCGAATTGGAGGAACGTCTAAAGGAAGCTACGTTAGCGAATCAAAAATTTCGTAaacaattattggaaaaagattCGGAACTTCAG ATGTTTCTACGGAGGCTCGATGATCAAACCACATCGAATACACAGGAAGCAATGGATAGGTTAACAGTTCCGAGGCAGGAAGCAACAATGGTGAAAAAAGAAG GTTTGTCCCTTGCGACAGAGACAACGGACATTTCCATATCAATGTGCAGCCTGAATTCAACTACCATCTCTCAACCAGAAGGCGTCGATTATGCGAGCACAATCGCGACCGAACAACCGATTAGCAA GAAAAAGACGTCGTTCTCGAAATTACCGGCGATCGCGATCGACAGCGAACGAACACCTCTGGTCCCACAAACCCAAGAAACCACGAAAGGAACCGCTGATTTTTCGTCCTCGCCTCTGCCTTCGGTTTTGAAACACACGACAGACGATTCCGGCCATAGAAGAAGTCGTTCCTCCATACTTGGAAAAGAGAGTGAACCTCTTCTTGCCGAGAGAAGTCCGGACTCGCGATCGGACACCGGTAAAACGAACGTTGAATTCATACCGGAGATCGTCGAGGAGGGTGACGCCATCATCCTCGAAGAGACCGAAATTCCCAGGCATGGAAAGTTGATCAGAAGCAAAGACGATCGTAGATCCAGGCTCCCGACACCTCCGCCGACAAAGAACGTCTCATTCGGTGAACTTCATGAACAGAACTACCTCGAACAAGCGATTCTACCACCTCCCTCGCAATTCGTTCCCAAGCATCGACATTCCG TTTCGGCGACAAATGCATCCGCTCATCAATCATTAAAGAGAAGATCGTCGGTGAAGAGCAACGGAATGGCTCATTCCCATCACGAGTTGTTTCAAACTCGGAGAACCAGCGTACCAGTCAATTGCATCAGTTATATTTCGACCGAGAACGTCTCCAAATCAGAGGCCACCGAGTTCTCTCTTAACTCTGGTTTTGATAAGTCTTATATAATTGGTGAATGCGGCCATCGACGAGCATTATTCTCAGGTACTGGATACCGTTGTGAGAAACACGGTGGACGAGGACATCGCGCTATATTGAATGGTTCGGCGGAAACTCCGCCTCCTCCACGGAGACATAAAAAACATTACGATTCTCAAAATGCGAGTTCTCCGAGTGTACCTGCGATGGTTAATGCAAGTTATTCAGATACCG aGAAATACGAGGAATCAATGTCGACGATTATTCAACGATCGGTGTCTGAAAGGTCGCGAGAAAAGTGTCCTCGGCTTCGAAGTGAAGGACACGCGATGATCGAATGTCCTCATCGTGCCACACGTCGGATACGAGAGTGTAGACATACCGAGTCTAAACTCCGACAACAGGCTCGTTTGGAATACGTGCAAAGCACACCAAATGTTGCCACTatacacaataataaattcgcaAGCGCGAATCcacgtggtggtggtggcggcaCTGGGCCAAGTAGCGGCGGTGTGGCAGGAAGTGCGAATGGCCCGGGAACAGCCAGCTCAGTGACCGGCAGTAGTTCAGACGTTGTTGGTGGTTCCGCGGCAAATGTTTCTAAAATGTATAGCGCCGTGTCGGACGGCGAATTACTCGATCTAGCGATATTGCCGATCTTTCAAAAACTACTCACCGAGAGGCACAAAAGTTCCTCGAGGGCCGGCTACGGCGCCAGCGTAGCCAGCTGCCCGAATATATCTATCAAATGTGACATCGTTGAATACCTTTAA